TCCACCCCCACATAGGACTCTCGGAGGTACTCGTGAACCGCGTTCTCGGGGACCCGGAAGGACCGGCCCACCCGGATTGCGGGCAGATGACCGTTGTGCACCAGGCGGTACACGGTCATCTTCGACACTCGCATCACCGAGGCGACCTCCGCCACGGTCAGGAACTGAACCTCACTGAGAGGCCTCTCGCCAGCAGCCATGACACACCTTGACCTTCCGCGCATGACGGGCACCGGCTTCCCCTCCGGTTACTCCTCGTCGTCGCACGCTCACTCCCCAGAGTAGGGGCGCGTGATACGAGTGGGGAAGAGGAGCTACGGCCACTCCTGGCGCACCGGCAGACACGCCCGATCGAGCACATAGCGTGTGAGGGGCCGGTAGTAGTCCGCGCGCACCCCGTCATCAAGTGGAACCGCCACCGAGACCCGCCCCTCGGCCTCCCCCACGAACAGCGCGGGATCGTCCGTGTCCGCCAGCCCGATCGCCTCCACACCCAGCTGACCTGCACCGCAGACCCACCCGTGGTCCCCCACCACCAGCTCCGGCAACGGCCCGCCGGCCTCCGCCAGCGCCCCCAGCACCACCCGAACCGGCAGCGGCGAATGGGAGTGCGCGCCGGTGGCACTCCCGGGCTCCCGCACGCCGGTCTCCCGCACCAGTGCGACCCCCCGTACGTAATCGATGCGGTGCGTGCGTACCCCGAACCGGGTCGGCACGTCGACGCACACCCCCTGCGCCGGAGTGAGGACAACACATCCCGCCGCCGACACCGCCGCGGCCAAGGAGGCGTAGAAATCCAGG
Above is a window of Streptomyces subrutilus DNA encoding:
- a CDS encoding phosphatase; the protein is MLSTAALRAHLLAARLAGPVATSREASLRSYRLFAARDPRVLLGLDPVRAWGEGDLLRLMADRCGVSADPAHVSGPDVIDPERTVEALEAFAGRLGAAVRVGSPVLFGTGHPHRLLDFYASLAAAVSAAGCVVLTPAQGVCVDVPTRFGVRTHRIDYVRGVALVRETGVREPGSATGAHSHSPLPVRVVLGALAEAGGPLPELVVGDHGWVCGAGQLGVEAIGLADTDDPALFVGEAEGRVSVAVPLDDGVRADYYRPLTRYVLDRACLPVRQEWP
- a CDS encoding helix-turn-helix domain-containing protein, with product MAAGERPLSEVQFLTVAEVASVMRVSKMTVYRLVHNGHLPAIRVGRSFRVPENAVHEYLRESYVGVESA